The following coding sequences are from one Ovis canadensis isolate MfBH-ARS-UI-01 breed Bighorn chromosome 7, ARS-UI_OviCan_v2, whole genome shotgun sequence window:
- the RSL24D1 gene encoding probable ribosome biogenesis protein RLP24, giving the protein MLFLEDWEENHFLWRGYVTSSSAGRSAGVSPRAFNMRIEKCYFCSGPIYPGHGMMFVRNDCKVFRFCKSKCHKNFKKKRNPRKVRWTKAFRKAAGKELTVDNSFEFEKRRNEPVKYQRELWNKTIDAMKRVEEIKQKRQAKFIMNRLKKNKELQKVQDVKEVKQNIHLIRAPLAGKGKQLEDKMVQKLQEDVDMEDVS; this is encoded by the exons ATGCTCTTTCTGGAGGACTGGGAAGAGAATCACTTCCTGTGGCGCGGCTACGTCACTTCCTCTTCAGCTGGCCGTTCGGCCGGCGTTTCCCCACGCGCGTTCAACATGCGGATTGAAAAGTGTTATTTCTGTTCGGGCCCTATCTACCCAGGCCATGGCATGATGTTCGTTCGTAACGATTGCAAG GTGTTCAGATTCTGTAAGTCCAAGTGCcataaaaacttcaaaaagaaGCGTAATCCTCGCAAGGTCAGATGGACTAAAGCGTTCCGGAAAGCAGCTGGTAAAGAGCTCACGGTG GATAATTCATTTGAATTTGAAAAACGTAGAAATGAACCTGTCAAATACCAGCGAGAACTGTGGAATAAAACCA ttgatGCAATGAAGAGAGTTGAAGAGATCAAACAGAAGCGACAAGCTAAATTTATAATGAACAG gttgaagaaaaataaagaactacAGAAAGTTCAGGATGTTAAAGAGGTCAAGCAAAACATCCATCTTATCCGGGCCCCTCTTGCAG gCAAAGGAAAGCAGCTGGAAGACAAAATGGTACAGAAATTACAAGAGGATGTGGACATGGAAGATGTTTCTTAA